The proteins below come from a single Pandoraea apista genomic window:
- a CDS encoding uracil-DNA glycosylase: MTSRSRAGSPAKHDERQGSLFDDAAPAASTDNATVPEQAAPQATGTPEVPKAADAPPRRRGRPPKSGASSTPVSGPVAAAATPGSGGDNAAGPLKGRVEDQFDALPHDWKTLVSPFVESAAYAPLCRFVDAEVATGKTVYPADIFHALRMTSPKDVKVVILGQDPYHGDDHGIAQAHGLAFSVQRGVRVPPSLRNIYKEIERDLGIPAPSHGNLDAWAKQGVLLLNTTLTVEAANAASHAKPFKTGGWQACTDTLLSGLAAQQGPLVFLLWGSHAQAKAPLLAGHGHLLLEAPHPSPLSAHRGFLGCGHFSAANAFLRQHGKTPIDWRVPN, encoded by the coding sequence ATGACATCACGCTCACGCGCCGGATCCCCGGCGAAACACGACGAACGGCAGGGTTCGCTGTTCGACGACGCTGCGCCGGCCGCCAGCACTGACAACGCGACCGTGCCGGAGCAAGCCGCTCCCCAGGCGACCGGGACGCCGGAGGTACCCAAGGCCGCCGATGCGCCGCCGCGCCGCCGCGGACGTCCGCCTAAATCGGGGGCATCGTCGACCCCGGTGTCCGGGCCGGTCGCGGCGGCGGCCACCCCCGGCTCGGGCGGCGACAACGCCGCGGGTCCGCTCAAAGGCCGTGTCGAAGATCAGTTCGACGCATTACCGCACGACTGGAAAACGCTGGTCTCACCATTCGTCGAGAGCGCGGCTTACGCACCGCTGTGCCGCTTCGTCGACGCCGAAGTCGCCACCGGCAAGACCGTCTACCCGGCGGACATCTTCCACGCGCTTCGCATGACCTCGCCCAAGGACGTCAAGGTGGTCATCCTCGGGCAAGACCCCTATCACGGCGACGATCACGGTATTGCGCAGGCGCACGGTCTGGCGTTCTCGGTGCAACGCGGCGTACGCGTGCCGCCATCGCTGCGCAACATCTACAAGGAAATCGAACGCGATCTCGGCATCCCCGCGCCCTCGCACGGCAATCTCGACGCCTGGGCGAAACAAGGCGTGCTGCTCCTGAACACCACGCTGACGGTGGAAGCCGCCAACGCAGCCAGTCATGCGAAGCCGTTCAAGACCGGGGGATGGCAAGCCTGCACCGACACCTTGCTCTCAGGCCTTGCCGCGCAGCAGGGGCCGCTGGTCTTTCTGCTGTGGGGAAGCCATGCGCAGGCCAAAGCGCCGCTGCTCGCCGGTCACGGCCATCTGCTGCTCGAGGCGCCTCACCCGTCGCCCCTCTCGGCGCATCGCGGTTTTCTCGGCTGCGGCCACTTCAGCGCCGCCAACGCCTTCCTTCGGCAACACGGCAAGACGCCCATCGACTGGCGCGTGCCGAATTGA
- a CDS encoding CYTH domain-containing protein yields MAIERELKLALPGDLPAARADALISHLDRLPGAEARGERRLVNRYFDTPSLALASAKAALRLRFVARDAHAGQWLQTLKSVGEARDGLHVRHEWEQAVQGEALELPKLIAACDVPATAELLRAEGANVVAQFETNFVRRLWRYIAGDGTAVEIAFDRGEVAVDAGGKRHTAPLVEVELELLDTPDNDREGQGERVLHALAQNLRDVLPELHSDNVSKAQRGYRLRQDVLGH; encoded by the coding sequence ATGGCCATCGAACGCGAACTCAAACTTGCTCTGCCGGGCGACCTGCCCGCCGCACGCGCCGACGCGCTGATCTCTCACCTCGACCGCTTGCCCGGCGCCGAAGCGCGAGGGGAACGCCGTCTCGTCAATCGCTATTTCGACACCCCCTCGCTCGCGCTGGCAAGCGCCAAGGCTGCGCTACGCCTGCGCTTCGTGGCGCGCGACGCTCACGCCGGACAATGGCTGCAAACGCTCAAGTCGGTTGGCGAAGCGCGCGATGGCTTGCATGTGCGTCATGAGTGGGAGCAAGCCGTGCAGGGCGAAGCGCTCGAACTGCCGAAGCTGATTGCAGCCTGCGATGTGCCGGCTACCGCCGAGTTGTTGCGTGCCGAAGGAGCGAATGTCGTCGCCCAGTTCGAGACAAACTTCGTGCGGCGCCTGTGGCGGTATATCGCCGGTGACGGCACCGCCGTCGAGATTGCGTTCGATCGGGGCGAGGTCGCCGTCGACGCCGGTGGCAAACGTCACACGGCGCCGCTCGTCGAGGTCGAACTGGAGCTGCTCGACACGCCTGACAACGATCGCGAAGGTCAGGGCGAGCGCGTTCTCCACGCCCTCGCGCAGAACTTGCGCGATGTGTTGCCCGAGTTGCACAGCGACAATGTGAGCAAGGCACAGCGCGGCTATCGTCTGCGGCAAGATGTTCTCGGCCACTGA
- the trpC gene encoding indole-3-glycerol phosphate synthase TrpC, translated as MSTVLDKILAVKAEEVAAAKRVRDLASLRRDAEATVGDSALRTRDFVGALRTKIDGGLSGVIAEIKKASPSKGVIRENFVPPKIAESYQQGGAACLSVLTEVQFFQGAPEYLKAARAACDLPVLRKDFMIDAYQVYEAREMGADCILLIAAALELAHMRELEAQAHELGMAVLVEVHNGRELDAGLELSTPLLGINNRNLHNFEVSLDTTLGLLKHIPDDRLVVTESGILSRDDVARMRAANVNAFLVGEAFMRAPEPGDALATLFDMPR; from the coding sequence ATGTCTACCGTTCTCGACAAGATCCTGGCCGTGAAGGCCGAAGAAGTCGCCGCTGCGAAGCGCGTTCGCGACCTCGCCAGCTTGCGCCGCGACGCCGAAGCCACTGTCGGCGACAGCGCGCTGCGCACGCGTGACTTCGTAGGTGCGCTGCGCACGAAGATCGACGGCGGTTTGTCCGGTGTGATCGCCGAAATCAAGAAGGCCAGCCCGTCCAAGGGCGTGATTCGCGAGAACTTCGTGCCGCCGAAAATTGCCGAGTCGTATCAGCAAGGCGGCGCCGCCTGTCTCTCGGTATTGACCGAAGTACAGTTCTTTCAAGGCGCGCCCGAGTATCTGAAGGCCGCACGCGCCGCTTGCGATCTGCCCGTGCTGCGCAAAGACTTCATGATCGATGCCTATCAGGTCTACGAGGCGCGCGAGATGGGGGCCGACTGTATTCTGCTCATCGCCGCCGCGCTGGAGCTGGCGCATATGCGCGAGCTCGAAGCGCAGGCGCACGAACTCGGTATGGCCGTACTCGTCGAAGTGCACAACGGCCGCGAACTTGACGCGGGGCTGGAGCTGAGCACGCCGCTGCTGGGCATCAACAATCGCAACCTGCACAACTTCGAAGTCTCGCTCGACACGACGCTGGGCCTGCTCAAACACATTCCGGACGACCGTCTGGTGGTCACGGAGTCGGGTATCCTGTCGCGTGACGACGTGGCGCGCATGCGCGCGGCCAACGTCAATGCCTTTCTCGTCGGCGAAGCCTTCATGCGCGCGCCCGAGCCGGGCGATGCACTCGCCACGCTGTTCGACATGCCCCGCTGA
- the trpD gene encoding anthranilate phosphoribosyltransferase — MITPQEALQRTIEHREIFHDEMLHLMRLIMKGEISPVMSAAIITGLRVKKETIGEIAAAAQVMREFANHVDSPADEHFVDIVGTGGDVSHTFNISTASMFVAAGAGAKVAKHGNRGVSSKSGSADVLEALGVNIMLSPEQVAECLRDVGIGFMFAPNHHPAMKNVAAIRKEMGVRTIFNILGPLTNPAGAPNQLMGVFHPDLVGIQVRVMQRLGAEHVLVVYGKDGMDEVSLGAATLVGELKDGKVTEYEIHPEDFGLQMVSNRSLKVGSAEESKTMLIEALDNKAGTAREIVTLNAGTALYAANRAASIADGIGMARESIASGAARAKLDAFIAFTQRFKA; from the coding sequence ATGATTACCCCGCAAGAAGCCCTGCAGCGCACCATCGAGCACCGCGAAATCTTCCACGACGAGATGCTGCACCTGATGCGCCTCATCATGAAGGGTGAGATTTCCCCGGTCATGTCCGCCGCGATCATTACCGGCCTGCGCGTGAAGAAGGAAACCATTGGCGAGATCGCCGCCGCCGCGCAAGTGATGCGTGAGTTCGCGAATCACGTCGATTCACCGGCCGACGAGCATTTTGTGGACATCGTGGGCACGGGTGGCGACGTGTCGCACACGTTCAATATTTCCACCGCGTCGATGTTCGTGGCCGCCGGGGCCGGCGCGAAGGTCGCCAAGCACGGCAATCGTGGCGTTAGCTCGAAGTCGGGCAGTGCCGACGTGCTCGAAGCGCTCGGCGTGAACATCATGCTCTCGCCCGAACAGGTGGCCGAGTGTCTGCGCGATGTCGGCATCGGCTTCATGTTTGCGCCGAACCATCATCCGGCCATGAAGAACGTTGCCGCGATCCGCAAGGAAATGGGCGTGCGCACGATCTTCAATATTCTCGGCCCGCTCACGAATCCGGCCGGTGCGCCGAACCAGTTGATGGGCGTGTTTCACCCCGATCTGGTCGGCATTCAGGTGCGCGTGATGCAGCGTCTGGGCGCCGAACACGTGCTCGTGGTCTACGGCAAGGACGGCATGGACGAAGTGTCGCTCGGCGCCGCCACGCTGGTCGGCGAGTTGAAGGACGGCAAGGTCACGGAATATGAAATTCATCCGGAAGACTTCGGCCTGCAGATGGTGAGCAATCGCAGCCTGAAGGTCGGCAGCGCCGAGGAGTCGAAGACGATGCTCATCGAAGCGCTCGATAACAAGGCGGGCACCGCTCGCGAGATCGTCACGCTGAACGCCGGCACCGCCCTCTACGCCGCCAACCGTGCAGCATCGATTGCCGACGGCATCGGCATGGCGCGCGAATCGATCGCCAGCGGCGCGGCGCGCGCGAAGCTCGACGCGTTCATCGCATTCACGCAGCGGTTCAAAGCCTGA
- a CDS encoding anthranilate synthase component II produces MLLMIDNYDSFTYNIVQYFGELGEDVRVFRNDEITLDTIDDLAPERICLSPGPSCPANAGITLDVLKRFSGEIPILGVCLGHQAIGEAFGGKVVRAQQIMHGKVSEIETTQQGVFANLPKRFTVTRYHSLAIERASLPDCLEVTAWTDDGEIMGVRHKTLDVEGVQFHPESILSEHGHDVLRNFLQAAPRVAQAA; encoded by the coding sequence ATGCTGCTGATGATCGACAACTACGACTCGTTTACCTACAACATCGTCCAGTACTTCGGTGAATTGGGCGAAGACGTGCGGGTCTTTCGCAACGACGAAATCACCCTCGACACGATCGACGACCTCGCCCCCGAGCGCATCTGCCTATCGCCCGGCCCAAGCTGCCCGGCCAACGCAGGCATCACACTCGACGTGCTCAAGCGCTTCTCCGGTGAAATTCCGATTCTCGGCGTCTGCCTCGGCCATCAGGCCATCGGCGAAGCCTTCGGCGGCAAGGTGGTTCGCGCTCAGCAAATCATGCACGGCAAGGTGAGCGAGATCGAAACGACCCAACAAGGGGTGTTCGCGAATCTGCCCAAACGCTTCACTGTCACGCGCTATCACTCGCTGGCCATCGAGCGCGCCTCGCTGCCCGACTGCCTGGAAGTCACTGCGTGGACAGACGACGGCGAAATCATGGGCGTGCGTCACAAGACGCTCGACGTCGAAGGCGTGCAATTCCACCCGGAGTCGATCCTGTCGGAACACGGCCACGACGTTTTGCGCAACTTCCTGCAGGCCGCCCCGCGTGTGGCACAAGCCGCCTGA
- the dsbG gene encoding thiol:disulfide interchange protein DsbG, with the protein MSVRKFVIPALIAVPVLIVAAVFMVVPGRFGGATQTGSPDTPAVVRALAQEGLQDLRPFDTGTGTELRGFAGTAGQQPIALYVLRDGTAIVGTRIDANGNPLDMERIDDLLTQPTSETVWSKLAAASWVQDGKADAPRVVYTFSDPNCRFCNRFWASARPWVDAGKVQLRHVMVGVIKPDSRTKAAAILGAPDRTAALLRNEQQYASGGIAPAPGVSPEIADTLAAHEQLMAELGFRGTPGIVYRDETGAIQRVNGMPRPEALATVLGTL; encoded by the coding sequence ATGTCTGTTCGCAAGTTTGTCATTCCCGCCCTGATCGCCGTGCCGGTCCTCATCGTCGCCGCCGTCTTCATGGTCGTTCCCGGCCGCTTCGGCGGTGCGACGCAGACCGGCAGCCCGGACACGCCTGCGGTTGTTCGCGCCCTGGCACAAGAGGGGTTGCAGGATCTCCGGCCATTCGACACCGGTACCGGCACCGAGCTTCGCGGATTCGCCGGCACGGCGGGCCAGCAACCGATTGCCCTCTATGTGCTGCGCGACGGCACAGCGATCGTCGGCACGCGCATCGATGCGAACGGCAACCCGCTGGACATGGAGCGCATCGACGACCTCCTTACTCAGCCGACGAGCGAGACCGTCTGGTCGAAACTCGCCGCCGCCTCGTGGGTGCAGGACGGCAAGGCAGACGCCCCGCGCGTGGTGTACACGTTCAGCGACCCGAATTGCCGCTTCTGCAATCGCTTCTGGGCATCGGCGCGCCCATGGGTCGACGCCGGCAAGGTGCAATTGCGCCATGTGATGGTGGGCGTCATCAAGCCCGACAGCCGCACGAAGGCGGCAGCCATTCTCGGCGCCCCGGACCGTACCGCTGCGCTTTTACGAAACGAGCAACAGTACGCCAGCGGTGGCATTGCCCCTGCGCCGGGCGTGTCGCCCGAGATCGCCGACACGCTGGCGGCTCATGAGCAATTGATGGCGGAACTTGGGTTTCGAGGCACGCCCGGTATCGTCTATCGCGACGAAACGGGCGCGATCCAACGCGTGAACGGCATGCCGCGCCCCGAAGCACTGGCAACGGTACTCGGCACGCTTTGA
- a CDS encoding TlpA family protein disulfide reductase, producing the protein MTGIGPFSVQAAAVATAVAVAWLVARYLLRTTDADPRRAAASALLDALFVGLLVARFAYVLRWWSDYVATPLSIVAIGDGGFNVWAGLPAALGWALWRVRRHPSRRRPMLYGFAAGVTIWGAAQVGLSVMQRAAPPLPSLTLSTVTGQPVSLDAYRGSPVVMNLWASWCPPCRREMPVLEKAQADYPDVRFLLINQGEAAHTVEAFVQSQGLRFDDLLLDPTSLAMQAAGARGLPTTLFFDTNGRLVDAHLGELTAARLRDTLQGRLNQTPAPRTP; encoded by the coding sequence ATGACCGGTATCGGCCCCTTCTCGGTGCAGGCGGCGGCCGTCGCCACAGCCGTGGCGGTGGCGTGGCTCGTTGCCCGCTATCTTCTGCGCACTACCGACGCCGATCCGCGCCGCGCCGCCGCCAGCGCGCTCCTCGACGCACTGTTCGTCGGTCTGCTCGTTGCACGCTTCGCGTATGTGCTGCGCTGGTGGTCGGATTACGTGGCGACTCCGCTCTCCATCGTCGCCATTGGCGACGGTGGCTTCAATGTCTGGGCCGGCCTGCCCGCGGCGCTTGGCTGGGCGCTATGGCGCGTTAGGCGTCACCCTTCCCGACGCCGTCCGATGCTGTATGGTTTCGCTGCGGGCGTGACGATCTGGGGCGCCGCACAAGTGGGGTTGAGCGTGATGCAACGCGCCGCCCCGCCGCTGCCATCGTTGACGCTCTCCACGGTGACAGGTCAGCCGGTCTCGCTCGATGCGTATCGCGGCAGTCCCGTCGTGATGAATCTGTGGGCGAGCTGGTGCCCGCCGTGCCGACGCGAAATGCCGGTGCTGGAGAAAGCGCAGGCCGACTACCCCGACGTGCGATTTCTGTTGATCAATCAGGGCGAGGCCGCCCACACGGTCGAGGCGTTCGTCCAGTCGCAGGGCCTTCGATTCGACGATCTGCTGCTCGATCCCACCTCGCTAGCCATGCAGGCCGCCGGTGCGCGCGGACTGCCCACCACCTTGTTCTTCGATACGAACGGCCGTCTGGTCGACGCCCACCTTGGTGAGCTGACGGCAGCGCGGCTGCGCGACACGCTGCAAGGCCGTCTCAACCAAACGCCGGCACCTCGTACGCCTTAG
- the dsbD gene encoding protein-disulfide reductase DsbD: MLRRFFYIFVIFLSTFGATRAADAFTWQSEPKFLDASQVLSLSPVEPVQDHLEVIGHVAKDYYVYRHSLRAEDPSGKPVDLTLSEGARHTDEFFGDTEIYTRDALRIRLPAATSGPVTLHWQGCADAGICYPPQTMKVALPAGATPAPDAPAVSATPSTPSVDGDVDTNAAAPLAEDQAAAHRLATVGPVAATLLFFGFGLLLAFTPCTLPMIPIVSTMIVGNRPAPLRALALSLSYVLAMALTYAAVGVAAGLAGANLQATLQSPWLLGAFAALFLVLAASLFGLFELRLPAFITNRLDAAGHQRTGGSLAGAAALGFLSALLVGPCMTAPLAGALLYISQTGNAWTGGIALFALGLGMGLPLLAIALFGSRVLPRPGAWMVRVRIAFAYVMTGMAVLMLSRFVPGNISLLLWGALGLGLGVGFAAWAWQLRGKPASWTLTFAAALASVWSVFLLVGAAAGNDSVLRPLERAYAATPSGADARNGKAVEYVGVKSAEDVDARIAQAAAKGQWTLIDFYADWCVSCHVIERNVFGDPAVAARLARMQVLRPDVTKNDAIDQALMKRWGVLGPPTLILIDASGNEVRAQRMVGELDARSFLRRLDAAGVA; the protein is encoded by the coding sequence TTGCTACGCCGCTTCTTCTACATTTTTGTGATTTTTCTCAGCACGTTCGGCGCAACACGCGCCGCCGACGCGTTTACGTGGCAAAGCGAGCCGAAGTTCCTCGACGCGTCGCAAGTACTGTCGCTCTCTCCCGTCGAGCCGGTGCAGGATCATCTGGAAGTTATCGGGCACGTTGCAAAGGACTACTACGTTTACCGGCATTCGCTGCGGGCGGAAGATCCTTCGGGCAAGCCCGTCGATCTGACGCTGTCCGAAGGCGCCAGGCATACGGACGAGTTCTTCGGCGACACGGAAATCTACACCCGCGACGCACTGCGCATTCGTCTGCCCGCAGCGACTTCGGGGCCGGTAACGCTGCACTGGCAAGGGTGTGCCGATGCGGGGATCTGCTATCCGCCGCAGACGATGAAAGTCGCTTTACCCGCAGGCGCGACCCCGGCGCCCGATGCGCCGGCAGTTTCCGCGACACCATCCACCCCCTCTGTCGATGGAGATGTCGACACCAACGCCGCCGCGCCGCTCGCGGAAGATCAGGCCGCCGCGCACCGGCTGGCCACGGTCGGCCCTGTCGCCGCAACGCTGCTGTTTTTCGGTTTCGGTCTTCTGCTGGCCTTCACGCCGTGCACGCTGCCGATGATCCCCATCGTCTCGACGATGATCGTGGGCAATCGTCCCGCCCCGTTGCGCGCGCTCGCCCTCTCACTGTCGTACGTACTGGCGATGGCGCTCACGTATGCCGCAGTCGGCGTGGCGGCAGGTCTGGCCGGTGCCAATTTGCAGGCAACGTTGCAATCTCCATGGCTGCTCGGCGCTTTCGCGGCGCTGTTCCTCGTGTTGGCTGCATCGCTGTTCGGTCTGTTCGAGTTGCGCCTGCCGGCCTTCATCACGAATCGGCTCGACGCCGCCGGACACCAACGCACCGGCGGCAGTCTCGCAGGCGCCGCCGCCCTCGGCTTCCTCTCGGCACTCCTCGTCGGCCCGTGCATGACTGCCCCGTTGGCCGGCGCTTTGCTCTACATCAGCCAGACGGGCAACGCCTGGACAGGCGGCATCGCGCTGTTCGCACTCGGGCTCGGCATGGGGCTCCCGTTGCTGGCCATTGCGCTGTTCGGCTCGCGTGTTTTGCCGCGGCCCGGGGCGTGGATGGTTCGTGTGCGCATTGCCTTCGCCTATGTCATGACGGGCATGGCCGTTCTGATGCTGAGCCGCTTCGTCCCCGGCAACATCAGTCTTCTGCTCTGGGGGGCCCTCGGTCTCGGACTCGGCGTGGGATTCGCCGCCTGGGCCTGGCAGTTGCGCGGGAAACCCGCGAGCTGGACGCTGACGTTCGCGGCGGCTTTGGCAAGCGTCTGGTCGGTGTTCCTGCTGGTCGGCGCGGCGGCGGGCAACGATTCGGTACTGCGACCGCTTGAGCGGGCGTACGCCGCCACCCCAAGCGGCGCAGATGCCCGCAACGGCAAGGCGGTCGAGTATGTCGGCGTCAAGTCGGCAGAGGATGTCGACGCACGCATCGCACAAGCCGCCGCGAAAGGGCAATGGACGCTGATCGACTTCTATGCGGACTGGTGCGTGAGCTGCCATGTCATCGAACGCAACGTGTTCGGTGATCCTGCTGTCGCCGCACGGCTGGCCCGCATGCAGGTGCTGCGCCCCGACGTGACGAAGAACGACGCGATCGATCAGGCGCTGATGAAACGCTGGGGGGTGCTCGGCCCGCCCACGCTCATCCTGATCGACGCGAGCGGTAACGAAGTGCGCGCCCAGCGCATGGTCGGCGAACTCGATGCGCGCAGCTTCCTGCGCCGCCTCGACGCCGCGGGGGTCGCATGA
- a CDS encoding response regulator has product MRVLLVEDDALIASGIDAGLAALGITVEHASSGAAAVAAHAENTFDALVLDLGLPDGDGLQVLARIRAVEPGVPVLILTARDAIEHRIAGLNGGADDYMVKPFDLRELAARLHALMRRTQGRAAQIIEAGPLRLEPASGLAWLDGAPVELSRKEIDLLAHLASTRGRWLTPDMLHERLYGLTERVNSNALNVHIHNVRRKLGCDVIQTARGLGYRLGWALS; this is encoded by the coding sequence ATGCGAGTGTTGTTGGTTGAGGACGATGCGTTGATCGCGAGCGGCATTGATGCGGGGTTAGCGGCGTTGGGCATTACTGTCGAGCATGCCTCTAGCGGTGCGGCGGCGGTGGCGGCCCATGCGGAGAACACCTTCGACGCGTTGGTGCTTGATCTGGGGTTACCCGACGGCGACGGCCTTCAGGTGCTGGCGAGGATTCGTGCGGTCGAGCCGGGCGTTCCCGTGCTTATCCTGACGGCGCGCGACGCCATCGAGCATCGGATTGCGGGGTTGAATGGCGGGGCGGACGATTACATGGTCAAGCCGTTCGACTTGCGCGAGTTGGCGGCGCGGTTGCACGCATTGATGCGACGCACGCAGGGGCGGGCGGCGCAGATCATCGAAGCCGGGCCGCTTCGGTTGGAGCCCGCGAGCGGTTTGGCGTGGCTCGACGGCGCGCCGGTAGAGCTATCGCGAAAAGAGATCGACTTGCTGGCGCATCTGGCCAGCACGCGGGGTCGATGGCTGACGCCGGACATGTTGCATGAGCGCCTGTATGGCTTGACGGAGCGTGTGAACAGCAATGCACTGAACGTGCACATACACAACGTACGTCGCAAGTTGGGTTGCGATGTCATTCAGACGGCGCGCGGCCTGGGCTATCGATTGGGGTGGGCGTTGTCATGA